CAGAGCGCCCTAGTTTACATGCAGCACCAAACATCATTTCGCGCGATCCAAGGACCAAGATGGGCAACAGAGCTGTGGATCTTGCAACCGGGGCCATGGGCAGCCTGCTTCATAAGCTTGACGAGCTCCAAAAGGAAGAGTACAATCTAGAGATAAGCGTGAAGGCAGACATAGAGTCTTTCTCTGAAGAGCTGATGGAGATGCAGCTAGCCCTCTGCAAGGTGTCAGAGGTGCAGCGGGACAACCGCGATGACCAGATCAAGTGCTGGGCCGACAGTGTCAGGGAGATGTCGTATGACATTGAGGATGTTGTTGATGGCTTCCTGGTACACAGCGAGCCTGCCTCAAACACGGGATTCTTCATGGGGCTCATGCACAAGATGTTCAACCTCTTCAAGAGGGATAAGACTCACAATCCGATTGGCCACGCCATCAGAGACATCAAGAAACAAGTTCAGGTTGCAGCCGATAGGCGTAAAAGGTTCAAGGTCGACGAAGGCGTGGCTAATGTGGCTGTTGCAATTACCATTGACCCTCGCATTTCGGCTATATACAaagtgagggaccgaaactagcgaccagagggggggtgaatgggagccgattaaaatttctctcgaaatcgatccgtcggcctatatcccgaaaatcaccacaatcCCTCGAACCTAGGGTGAGAGAGTAGCTATGGACGAGTTATCTCTAAGCAAAAACCCCTAGGAAGAGAAACGGAAGCGATGCGGAAAATCTTCTCAAACAGCAGCTCTgctgagtcagaccggtctgaccgctagcacagaccggtcgggctggaattTTGAAtatccagaccggtcagaccggttacacagaccggtcagaccggttacacagaccggtcagaccggtcgctcccagacagcccgcaaccaaagctccaaatggcaaatctcgagcaaacgaagtccaaatccagtgaaacttggaggatacctccgcaactaacctgcgaacatatccccaagagatctttcccaaaagatcaaagaatcttTAGAATTtaagggaagatcaagaaggattggggttttctcaagaactcaaaaacttcaattcgtgagaactcgtgattccagaggatTTGGGACGAGGCTAGGGGTAcgggaatcactacaaagagctctacgaaccgtcacgatcatgtgcaccaaaaatgaaacaaaaatccatcacaaaagagcacaagagagatgggattggattgattcaaaaacccatagggcacaaggaggatggagcctcctttcccaatcaaatccaatacaaagtctcacaaatccataagcaaatcctattctaaagagaagaacggggggagagagacacaggggcggcggcctggagaaacaagCAATCCACGGACgagttacaaaagccgcaaaaacctaatacaagtgaaggggtatttatactcgcggagaccggtcagaccggttccatggaccggtcagaccggtcggttagaccggtcagaccggtgccagggaccgatcagaccggttggtcggcagtatccccctgtacacgatcccaTCTGATGGTtgcggttctttcttcggaatgaagtcttctccacgatgccgccatcttgatgaagatctggtccgcggttttggagggtccgcgaaacccggctaggtggccggttttgagaaaaccgcaaaactcctcgcgcgggaagattcccgcctccacgccgtggccctagaggccgttcccgcctcggcct
This genomic interval from Panicum virgatum strain AP13 chromosome 8K, P.virgatum_v5, whole genome shotgun sequence contains the following:
- the LOC120645961 gene encoding uncharacterized protein LOC120645961, whose protein sequence is MLGIEPLELRFHFELNKQITALVRLTNETKHDYLAFNIQTSSLLLYTQPDKGIVSPGSMRSVKITLRAQENAPQRPDEIIVQSTKVKEGLAIEDITEHMFQEEAGIVDEVNLAVVYEPDKPNRNPKSREDTKKRKQMVEFASSEEKPGVSATWQANAVPMDINNSMSYKDARGQRTEQEQQPERPSLHAAPNIISRDPRTKMGNRAVDLATGAMGSLLHKLDELQKEEYNLEISVKADIESFSEELMEMQLALCKVSEVQRDNRDDQIKCWADSVREMSYDIEDVVDGFLVHSEPASNTGFFMGLMHKMFNLFKRDKTHNPIGHAIRDIKKQVQVAADRRKRFKVDEGVANVAVAITIDPRISAIYKVRDRN